A segment of the Terribacillus aidingensis genome:
GCTGGCGAATCGGATGATATGACGCAATCGATTCATTATGGTCAGGCGTTTGAGGTTATCAAAGATGTTGTGGAAGGACGAGCAAAGAACTTAATAGAGGCAGTTGCAGAAGAGATTGCTAAGCAATTGTTTGCTTCATTCTCTCTGTTGGAAGCGTGCACAGTGAAGGTTATCAAGCCAAACCCTCCAATCGCAGGGCATTATGAATCAGTGGCGGTGGAAATTCGGCGGGAGCGTCTATGAAACAGGCGTGGATTGCACTGGGATCTAATATAGCCCCAAGAGAGGCTTACTTACAGCAGGCTGTCCAAATGCTTAAGGAGCACTCGGGAATAGAATTGAAACAGATATCAACGGTATATGAAACGGATCCAGTAGGCTATGAGGACCAAGATCAGTTCCTGAACTTAGTTGCGGAGGTTGGAACAAGCTTGGAGCCACTAGAGCTGCTGCATATCTGTCAGAGTATCGAAAAGGAGTTGGGTCGAAAGCGGATCATTCGCTGGGGGCCGCGGACGGTAGACCTTGACATTTTGCTTTATAGTACTGAAAATATGAATGTTGATGAACTTATCCTTCCCCATCCACGCATGCATGAGCGAGCTTTTGTATTAGTGCCTTTAGCTGAAATAGCTCCTGAACTGCTCCTTGAGGGCAAAAAAGTGCAGGAATGGCTGGATGCATTGCCAGCTCAAGATGTGCAAGGCGTTAGGAACTGGGGTTCTTTAAATATATAGTAAAAACTGAATGGGAGGTAGAAACGTTGTTCAAAATCGGTGATATCACCATTAAGAACCGAGTAGTATTGGCGCCGATGGCTGGTATCAGTAACTCAGCTTTCCGATTGACTGTAAAGGAATTCGGAGCGGGTATCGTATGTGCAGAAATGATCAGTGACAACGGCATCGTGACTCGTAACGCCAAAACGATGAACATGCTTTATATAGATGAACAGGAAAAGCCGATGAGCTTGCAAATCTTCGGAGCTAACCCGGATACACTGGTGGAAGCTGCTAAATTCGTCGATCAGAATACGACAGCTGACATTATTGATATTAATATGGGTTGTCCAGCACCAAAGATCACTAAGAACATGGCGGGTTCGCGCTGGCTCCTTCAGCCGGAGAAGATTCATGAAATGGTATCTGCGGTTGTAAAAGAAGTAGGTAAGCCGGTAACTGTTAAGATGCGGACAGGCTGGGACGACAGTACGATCTATGCAGTAGAGAATGCACAAGCACTGCAAGAAGCAGGAGCGGCAGCAGTCGCATTGCATGGCCGTACACGCGAGCAGCATTATGAAGGACTTGCTAACTGGGATATCATTCGCCAAGTGAAGGAATCTGTTTCTATTCCTGTTATCGGGAATGGCGATATTACAACCCCCCAAATCGCAAAGCAGCGATTGGAGGAAACGGGTGTTGACGCAGTTATGATCGGGCGAGCTGCCCTTGGGGATCCGTGGATGATATATAGAACTGTTCATTATTTGGAAACAGGCGAGCTGCTGGAGGAACCAAGGCCTCGTGAGAAGATCGATGTATGTGTGCTGCACATGGAACGTTTGATTCGTTTGAAGGGTGAGAGAGTAGCGGTCATGGAAATGCGTAAGCATGCTGCCTGGTATCTGAAAGGGTTGGATGGCACTGGCAAAGTACGAAAATTGATTAATGAAGCAACCACAAAAGAAGACATGGCTGATCTGCTTTACGATTTTGCAGACCAAGCGGAAGCTTCTATGGCAATGTTTTAATCGGGCGTGCTTTATTGACACAGCATGGCTGCTTTTCTATACTAATACGAGGTAGCAATGCGATAAGCCTCGCATTATACGAGGACGAACGATACTGCCAGCCAAGCTGGCAGTTTTTTTAGCATGTTAGAGATTGAATATAGAAGAAATGGGAGTGAATAGGATGAGTGAAGAATTAAACGATCAGATGCAGGTGCGCCGCGATAAGATGGAACAGCTTATGAATCAAGGCTATAACCCGTTCGGCGCCAGATTCGAGCGCACACATCAAACAGAAGAGCTAGTTGCGGCTTTTGATGCTTTCAGTAAGGAAGAATTGGAAGAGAAGAAAGAGGAAGTAACGATTGCTGGCCGTCTTATGACAAAACGTGGAAAAGGTAAAGCGGGTTTTGCTCACTTGCAGGACTTGAGCGGTCAAATCCAACTTTATGTTCGTAAAGACCAGGTTGGTGACGAAGCGTATGAGCTATTCAGCAGTGCAGATCTAGGTGACATCGTTGGTGTTACTGGTGTAATGTTCAAAACGAATGTAGGAGAGCTTTCTGTTAAGGCGACTTCTTTCGATATCCTTTCCAAAGCACTTCGTCCGCTTCCTGATAAATTCCATGGTTTGACTGACATCGAGCAGCGCTATCGTCAACGCTACCTTGATTTGATCGTAAATCCGGAATCGAAGCAGACATTCATCACTCGCAGTAAGATCATCCAAAGTATCCGCCGTTATCTAGATGATATTGGATACTTAGAAGTGGAAACGCCACTAATGCACAGCATTCCGGGTGGAGCGGCAGCTCGTCCATTCATTACCCATCATAATGCATTGGATATACCGCTTTATATGCGTATAGCGATTGAACTGCACCTGAAACGTCTTATCGTTGGCGGATTGGAGAAAGTGTA
Coding sequences within it:
- the folB gene encoding dihydroneopterin aldolase, with translation MDKIYMNNLQFYGYHGLFPEENKLGQRFTVDAVLELDLRKAGESDDMTQSIHYGQAFEVIKDVVEGRAKNLIEAVAEEIAKQLFASFSLLEACTVKVIKPNPPIAGHYESVAVEIRRERL
- the folK gene encoding 2-amino-4-hydroxy-6-hydroxymethyldihydropteridine diphosphokinase yields the protein MKQAWIALGSNIAPREAYLQQAVQMLKEHSGIELKQISTVYETDPVGYEDQDQFLNLVAEVGTSLEPLELLHICQSIEKELGRKRIIRWGPRTVDLDILLYSTENMNVDELILPHPRMHERAFVLVPLAEIAPELLLEGKKVQEWLDALPAQDVQGVRNWGSLNI
- the dusB gene encoding tRNA dihydrouridine synthase DusB encodes the protein MFKIGDITIKNRVVLAPMAGISNSAFRLTVKEFGAGIVCAEMISDNGIVTRNAKTMNMLYIDEQEKPMSLQIFGANPDTLVEAAKFVDQNTTADIIDINMGCPAPKITKNMAGSRWLLQPEKIHEMVSAVVKEVGKPVTVKMRTGWDDSTIYAVENAQALQEAGAAAVALHGRTREQHYEGLANWDIIRQVKESVSIPVIGNGDITTPQIAKQRLEETGVDAVMIGRAALGDPWMIYRTVHYLETGELLEEPRPREKIDVCVLHMERLIRLKGERVAVMEMRKHAAWYLKGLDGTGKVRKLINEATTKEDMADLLYDFADQAEASMAMF
- the lysS gene encoding lysine--tRNA ligase, whose amino-acid sequence is MGVNRMSEELNDQMQVRRDKMEQLMNQGYNPFGARFERTHQTEELVAAFDAFSKEELEEKKEEVTIAGRLMTKRGKGKAGFAHLQDLSGQIQLYVRKDQVGDEAYELFSSADLGDIVGVTGVMFKTNVGELSVKATSFDILSKALRPLPDKFHGLTDIEQRYRQRYLDLIVNPESKQTFITRSKIIQSIRRYLDDIGYLEVETPLMHSIPGGAAARPFITHHNALDIPLYMRIAIELHLKRLIVGGLEKVYEIGRVFRNEGVSTRHNPEFTMLELYEAYGDMDTIMELTENLIAHVAKDVLGKTVIPYGEYEINLEPKWKRLHMVDAVKEYTGVDFWKQMSDEEAKALAKENGIDIKDTMTFGHIVNEFFEQRVEDKLIQPTFIFGHPVEISPLAKKNPEDERFTDRFEVFIVGREHGNAFSELNDPIDQRERFEAQMKEKEQGNDEAHEMDEDFLESLEYGMPPTGGLGIGIDRLIMLLTNAPSIRDVLLFPQMRNRS